The Macaca nemestrina isolate mMacNem1 chromosome 1, mMacNem.hap1, whole genome shotgun sequence genome contains the following window.
gcagtgagccgagatcgcaccactgtactccagtctgagcgacagagtgagattccatcgcaaaaaaaaagacatgagcaGAATTGTCTCATTGCTATCCACCTGACTCTGCCTGCTGGGCTCAGAAGCAGGACATACTGGAGTCTTGAACACAGGCCACGATAATGCTACCCTCTTAATCTTATTAGGGAATAATTTGCCTTGTGACGTTCCAtgtaaatcttttctttctttttttttggagacagagtcttgctctgtcgcccaggtttgagtgcagtggtgtgatctcagctcactgtaatctccacctcccaggttcgagctattcttgtggctcagcctcctgagtagctgggactacaggtgcgcaccaccacgcctggctaattttttgtatttttattagagacggggtttcaacatgctggccaggctagtctcaaactcctgacctcaagtgatcccgccgccttggcctccaaaagtgctggaattacaggcatgagccactgtgaccagcctcTATGTAAATCTATACAATCTATTCCTCACTtcctttccagaatttcctggaACACATGTAAAACACATATGTGAGTGTGCACATATGGATTAAATCATAAATCACTTCCAGGAAGGAAAGCAAGTTTGGTTATCTTTAAACaatttctgtgggttttttttggtacTTTGGTTATGCTTTCAAAAACGATATTCCAgattccttccctcttttccatCCTCAGATTCCTTTGCCTAACATCTGCCCTAAGGACTAACCTCTACCCATTCAAATGGGATTACAATCCTCTCCTCTCCTactttaactttctttttctttcttgagacagaaccTCACTCCGTtgtccaggctatagtgcagtggcgcagtcgcagctcactgccacctctgcctctcgggttcaagctattcttgccgctcagcctcccgggtagttgggattacaggcgcgcgccaccacacctggctaatttttgcatttttagtagaaatggggtttcgccatgttggccaggctggtctcaaactcctggcctccccaagtgctgggattacaggggtgaggcaccgcgcccagcctactttcATTCACTCTAATATACAACCCCTCTCCAATCTGAGGAAAACGCACCACTGAGGTTCATTTTTCAGACAATAAACAGAGGAAGTATGACATAAAAGGAACTTGGGGCGGGGGTGTCGTTTTCCTTCAACCCCATCGCTCTAATTGCTTTTAAATGCCCGGACTCTTTCAAAATGCCTTCCTAACATTTCTCTCCAGGCTCCTTTTGCTTCTCTCCGATTCTCTTGTCATTACAGATGAAGGCTTCATTAGCGATATACTGTATTCCATGTTTATTATACTAGCCTGTCCCAAGAGCTCCTACTTTTTAATGTAATCTTCATCCCTTAGGCAACAGCTGTAGCCCATTTCCTCTCATTCAAGTAAGAACAATACCCGTCCCTATCTCCCTGCGCCCCATCCTGGCTCTCTTTGTATTTGTCTCTTAGATTCAAACAGGATCTACCCCCGCTGCAGCCCTTCAAGAAGAAGTATGATTGCTACCACTTTTCCCCACAAAGTGACGAAAGGAAACAGCGACGGAGGCGCAACCGAACCCAGGAATCTGTGTCTTTACTGGTCCATTCCCGGCCCACCCCCATTAACCGGTTCGAGCCACTCCCAGGACGAAGTCAAGGCCTCGGAAGGCGACTACAACTCCCAGCAGGTCGAGCTGCTCCGCCCGCGCTGATTCTCCATTGGCCTTCCGGGGGTGGGGATTAGATGGGAGGTGGCCGTGGGGCTGCGACCGGGATTTGTCCCCTCTTCGGCTTCCGTAGAGGAAGTCCCGCGGACCTTCATTTGGGGTTTTGGTTcccccccttccccttccccggGGTTCGGGGGTGACATTGCACCGCGCCCCTCGTGGGGTCGCGTTGCCACCCCACGCGGACTCCCCAGCTGGCGTGCCTCTCCCATTTGCCTGTCCTGGTCAGGcccccacccccctcccacctGCCCAGCCATGGGGGCTGCGGTGTTTTTCGGCTGCACTTTCGTCGCGTTCGGCCCCGCCTTCGCGCTTTTCTTGATCACTGTGGCTGGGGATCCACTTCGCGTTATCATCCTGGTCGCAGGGTGAGTAGGGGGTCCGGGAGACGCGGAAGAGCGTCGAAGAGAGAGGTGCGGAAGGGGCTGGAGGAACTGGGGCGAGCCTGGGAGCCTGAATTGGGGACGATAAATCGGAGGTGAAGTTTGGGCGGAGGTGAGGGGTTGGGTCTGGGAGATTTGCCTTTTCCCGCAGTTGGTTTCCACCTTCCAAGGATCTCACAGATTCCTCCTATATTCCTCCCAGCGACGTCAGAGAAGGCCCAAGGCCGAGACTCGTGAGGGGGCTGTGCTGACCTAGGCTGGCCGAGTCAGGTGCCTTAGGGGAGGATCCAGGAATGGATACCTCGCCCTTCGGTGCTCGCACACTCTGGCTCTCATCGCTCTGAAGACTCTTTAATTAGatttctcccctttcctctgcGTTCACGTTTCTACAGATGAGTCTTTTGGTGGAAACAGTTACCCTACCTGGTCCATGTCTCCCTAACCATCCGGAAGGCTAACTTCCACCTTTCAAGCACCTTGGCTGGTTTCCCTCCTTGATTTCTCTGGCAGCCCTTACCATTGCTTGTCTCACTGTCCCTGTCTTTTCTCAGGGCATTTTTCTGGCTGGTCTCCCTGCTCCTGGCCTCTGTGGTCTGGTTCATCTTGGTCCATGTGACCGACCGGTCAGATGCCCGGCTCCAGTACGGCCTCCTGATTTTTGGTGCTGCTGTCTCTGTCCTTCTACAGGAGGTGTTCCGCTTTGCCTACTACAAGCTGCTTAAGTAAGATGATGGAGTGGTCTGGAGGGGAGAGGGGCAGAGGACGGCActgtgggaagtggggcagcCCCTGGGTGCTGGTTTGGAAGAGGAGGCGCTAAGGGAGGACATTAGAGGGAAAGGAGCATCCCTGCCCTCCCTCATGtttcccctaccccaccccaccccaggaaGGCAGATGAGGGGTTAGCATCGCTGAGTGAGGACGGAAGATCACCCATCTCCATCCGCCAGATGGCCTATGGTGAGCCAAGGGAGAGGGACTGGAGGAGGGAGTTGGACAGCCCCCTCCTCTAGGGAAGTCTCTAAATACCCACATGTTCTAAGTGGCTTCTTATTTTCCTTCATCCGTCACTTCCAAAGAAAGTTGGTCTGGAGGGAGAGTAGGCGTGAAAGAATTGTAACGGGGAATGGGGAGGCGTCAGTGGTGAACAGGCAATAGTGTGATCTCTGACATTGATGAGATCCTCCCTTCCCCCAGTTTCTGGTCTCTCCTTCGGTATCATCAGTGGTGTCTTCTCTGTTATCAATATTTTGGCTGATGCacttgggccaggtgtggttggGATCCATGGAGACTCACCCTAttacttcctgacttcaggtaagaTCCAACTTCTGTCTAGCCTTCACCCCCCATCCATCCTTGTCCCTGATCTGATTTATTGGCCTTCCCTGGGAGACTTCTTGGCTCAACAtctcaggaggctgggagaagATCAGGGATGTAtctcctccccatctccctccctgcAGCCTTTCTGACAGCAGCCATTATCCTGCTCCATACCTTTTGGGGAGTTGTGTTCTTTGATGCCTGTGAGAGGAGACGGTACTGGGCTTTGGGCCTGGTGGTTGGGAGTCACCTACTGACATCGGGACTGGTGAGTTGGAGACAGGGGCTTAAGTTAGGGAGAAAAGCATTTAATGGTGAGTGGGATGTCGGGGAAAGGGTATCCTCActtcttaacatttttaacttACCTGGGAGGAGGCGGAAAGGTGAGTCTTTTGAGGTCTGTCACCTCAGCATCAGTTCTAGCACCTGCTCTGGGGAGGAGGTTGAACGCATTAGTCAAACTGTAATGCAGAGGGCCTGAGGTGGTCAGGAGCGGCAGAAACCTTTGAGGTTCTGAGGGGCTGAAAATCAAAAGTCCCCTTAACCACAAGATGTTGGTGCTCTGAAGGGAAAGACTGGGGAATTTGAGAGAGATGTCTGGGAGTCAAAGGTACAGAGAAAATATGGGGATTAGGTTGGGGGAGAATCTAATCTCTTTCCTACTCTTACCCTCCTTCCTAGACATTCCTGAACCCCTGGTATGAGGCCAGCCTGCTGCCCATCTATGCAGTCACTGTTTCCATGGGGCTCTGGGCCTTCATCACAGCTGGAGGGTCCCTCCGAAGTATTCAGCGCAGCCTCTTGTGTAAGGACTGACTACCTGGACTGATCGCCTGACAGATCCCACCTGCCTGTCCACTGCCCATGActgagcccagccccagcccgggTCCATTGCCCAcattctctgtctccttctcgTCGGTCTACCCCACCACCTCCAGGGTTTTGCTTTGTCCTTTTGTGACCGTTAGTCTCTAAGCTTTACCAGGAGCAGCCTGGGTTCAGCCAGTCAGTGACTGGTGGGTTTGAATCTGCACTTATCCCCACCACCTGGGGACCCCCTTGTTGTCCAGGACTCCCCCTGTGTCAGTGCTCTGCTCTCACCCTGCCCAAGACTCACCTCCCTTCCCCTCTGCAGGCCGACGGCAGGAGGACAGTCGGGTGATGGTGTATTCTGCCCTGCGCATCCCACCCGAGGACTGAGGGAACCTAGGGGGGACCCCTGGGCCTGGGGTGCCCTCCTGATGTCCTCGCCCTGTATTTCTCCATCTCCAGTTCTGGACAGTGCAGGTTGCCAAGAAAAGGGACCTAGTTTAGCCATTGCCCTGGAGATGAAATTAATGGAGGCTCAAGGGTAGATGAGCTCTGAGTTTCTCAGCACTCCCTCCCCAGACTGGACATCTTGGTCTTTTTCTCAGGCCTGAGGGGAACCATTTTTGGTGTGATCAAATACCCTAAactgcctttttctcttttttgaggtgggggaagggaggaggtaTGTTGGAACTCTTCTAACCTCCTTGAGCTATATTTTCTCTCCTCGAGTTGCTCCTCATGGCTGGGCTCATTTCTGTACCTTTCTCCTTGGTCCCAGACcttgagggaaaggaaggaagtgcATGTTTGGGAACTGGCATTACTGGAACTAATGGTTTTAACCTCCTTAACCACCAGCATCCCTCCTCTCCCCAAAGTGAAGTGGAGGGTGCTGTGGTGAGCTGACCGCTCCAGAGCTGCAGTGCCGCTGGAGGAGTCAGACTACCATGACATGGTAGGGAAGGAGGGcagatttttttgtagtttttaattggggtgtgggaggggtggggaggtttTCTATAAACTGTATCATTTTCTGCTGAGGGTGGAGTGTCCCATCCTTTTAATCAAGGTGATTGTGATTTtgactaataaaaaataatttgtaattgtGGGGGAACTTGGCTTTTAAGGGAGGGGATAGCATGTTAATTGAGATTTCTGCCCTCTCAGATCTCTTGTCCAACCACTTTCCTAACCTGTCAACCACTGATCTCCAAGCATAGCCTTGGTGCAAGGGCAGAAATCTGGGCTAGTGGTTTAACATGTCTGAAACTTTGGGTTAAGTGTTTTCCCAGAAGCTAATCTTTCTGTCCAGGGGTGGGATAAAAGGAGTTAATCACCCATGCTTCTTTTCCCCATCCTTTGCATATCTTTACCACCTGAGGGATTCAGGAACTTGCCCACCCTCAAGAGCCTCAAAGGATAGGCCGGAATTAAAGTCAGAAactttaatttccaaatatattgaTCAAAAATATGCAACTTCAACAACAACTCTTTATCCTAAGGAGAGATCCTGCAGTATATCTAGGGAAAGGGCCATAAAAGTAAGGGGGTAGAGGACTTTGGGATATATCCCTGCAACTAAACAGAGTTTGTTCTCTGCATTAACAACACAGGGATTTCCTCATTTCCTACATGTTTGGAGAGGCTGAAGGCTCTGCAGTTCTTCCTCGAATGACAGCCTGGGTCCATTCCTCTCTGTAGGAGATGTCCAGGGGAAGGAGGACATCTGCCTACTACTTCTACAGTGTTTCTGGCCAGACCGTACACCCCATTTTAGAGGCTTCCCGATAGGCATTAGGGGAAGTCATCCACATCCACGGTATCTGAGAGGGAATTTATGCCTCAGTCGTGGCTCGTGCTGAGGTGAAGACCACAGTCTTTCGGTTTTCCAGCCTCTTCTTCCTGGAAAGGGGAATGGCTCGTGAGAATGACTGCTATCTAAGTGAAGCAGATTAGAGGTGGAATAGGAGAatgatttttaatagaaaagaggGCTGGGCGaggtgtttcacacctgtaatcccggcactttgggaggcttgaggcaggcgaatcacttgaggtcaggagttggagaccagcctgggcaacatagtgaaaacctgtctctgctaaaaatacgaaaattagccgggcatggtggcacgtgccagtagtcccagctactcaggaggctgaggtgggaggactacttgagtccagtaggtggaggttgcagtgatctgtgataaagccatgcactccagcctggacaacagtgagaacctgtctcaaaaagcgGGTGActtgcgcctgtgatcccagtactttgggaggccgaggcgggcggatcacctgaggtcaggagtttgagaccaccctggccaatatggtgaaaccttgtctctactaaatatacaaaaattagctgagtgtgatggtgcgtgcctgtagtcccagctactcaggaggctgaggcaggagaattgcttgaacccaggaggcagaggttgcagtgagctgagattgcgcaccactgcactccagactgggtaacggagcaagactccatctcccaaaaaaagaaagaaagaaaggactggAGGAATGGAAAGTAGGACCTCACCGAATCTTTCTAGCAATGAAATAAACAGCCAGGAGAAGGCAGAGACAGCCAACCAAGATTCCTACACCTAGACTCAGCATTTCACCTGGGGGAGATAAAGGTAAAAGGTGTCAGCCTAGGACTAACAGATTTTGAGCCTTTCCCCGACTCGGTGAGGATgcttcccctccccacaatatCTTATAAGGCTGCCTTACCTGTGGTGTACAAGGATCCCGCTGTAAGAGAAGAAAGTGGGTCAGTGGGACTTCAGATCCCCATCCCAGCTGGGAGCAGCGCTCTGCTGCTATGCCTGGGAGAATCACCCAGGCACACTGGGGTGGGGGTTGGTTCCCAGTCCAAGCAAGTCCCGAAAACCCCTCTCCTATTAGCCTTTTCTTCCCATTGGCTCCCTAGTTCCTGCCATTGTGTTCCCCTCAGTTTCCCATCTCTTCTGAGCGGTGCAGAATCACCTTGGCTGAAAGAAGCAAAGACCATGCGCTgattgagaggctgaggggctCGGTAGTTCTGTACCAGAAGCTTAGAGGGCTCCTCTTCCGTGGAGAACAATGTCCCCTGAAGCTTTTCCAGCTGAGGAGCAGAAGCGTGGGAGAGGTGTCACTTTGGGGAGTGGGAAGGGGTCTGAAGTTACAACTGTGTCTCGCCTCACCTCATTTCTCCACCACTTACCTGTTCCATTGAAATTTGGGACCTTCTATAGAAAACTGTCCAGAGCACACTCTGGTAGCAAGGGGGAGTTGTGAGCGAGCCATTGTAGCGGAAGTACTGCTCCAGCTGTGGGGGGAGCAGCTCTCTTAGGTTGAAGGGAGGCACCGAGGTCTTCTGATCTGGGGAGAACAGACTGGGACTCATCTTCCTTGTAGTGTGTCCTAGCTTACCTAGATAGGGCTCCCAGATGCAAAATTCCTTGGCTGTAAGTAATTGCCTCATCCCAAGGCTTTTTAGGatattttttgaaaggtttttgaaAGTCTAATCTTACTTCCTGCTATAGGTTTTTAAGGCTCACCTTTATGACTGATTTCATGCAAGTGACTCAGAATGTGTTCATAAGCTATATTCTTAGTCTCACCCACctggaagaggagaaaagggagagagttTGGAATGAGTCCATGTTTGGAATAAGAAATTTATGTACAGAATAAATGGTCAGGGTGGGCTGCTGCCTGCCATAGGAGGGAGGCCAGCAACAGAAATAGGTGTGAGGGTTGCAGAGGAGGTGGAGAGAAACCTGGAAGGGACTGGGGGCTACTGACCTCAATTAGGATGCCCAGGACAGCCAGGCCCTGAGGCCTCTGAGCAGCCTCACTCAAGCTGTCATAGGAATCAGAGTCATAATGTACAATGTGGAGCTGAAGGAATTAAGagggaattgaatcatgggaTGTCCCCACCCCCTTCAAGGCCTTGATACTAGCTGCCACCGTTCCCCTGCTGTCCTCTAAGGTCCAGATCCTTTCCCCAGGACCAACCATCCCTGTTACTTTGAGTCCCAGCTCTTTGTTCCCTGGTACCTCTGCAACTGTGGCTTCACTGTTGATCTGGTGTTCTGACCCCCCTGGGGATCCTTTCTGACCCCAGTGCAGGTGGAGCTGGGCAGCTACGTATTTTCGGGGAAGTCCACCCAGATACAGGGTAGAGGGCAGAGAGAGTTGCACTGTGAGGAAAAGAGCAAACTAGGATTGGTGGAGGAATGTGGATACATTCCCACTCCTGGGTTGCCACCACTTCTTGGGAGACTTGGCCCTCTTCCAGTTTTCTCCCCCAGTAGCACCCAGTTCCTCCCACAGGCCAGTGCTTTTCTAGTATATCTTCCTTTTTCTCGGTTCAAGTCAGTGCAATGATACTAACCTACCTATTGAGCTTGATTATAAACATTTTGATTCCCGCCTTGGCTACAGGATCCTGATCCCTATTCTCATATCTCCAAATTCATGGACAAAGGTTTTTGAGAATTTGCAGGTTAGGAGAATGCTGCTTTCCTCTGACTCCTgagcttatttgtttgtttatttatgtttgtttgtttgtttgtttgtttttgagacggagtctcactctgtcgcccgggctggagtacagtggccggatctcagctcactgcaagctccgcctcccgggtttatgtcattctcctgcctcagcctcccgagtagctgggactataggcgcccgccacctcgcccggctagttttttgtatttttttagtagagacggggtttcactgtgttagccaggatggtctcgatctcctggcctcgtgatccgcccgtctcggcctcccaaagtgctgggattacaggcttgagccaccgcgcccggcctgtttgtttatttatgtcaGATGGGTAATGTGCCAACATCATAACAAGGTTCGAGGGTGGCACATCTTACGCATGCCCATGAACACCCCATCATCACGCTCATGAACTACAAAATGATCTGACTCTTAAGTTCTGAGCTGGAGCCTACAACTCCTTGGAGCCTATGCTTTTACCTGTGTGGCCATTGTTATGGAGGTCCAAAGGCTCGGTGCCAGGCTGGTCATATCCGTGGGGCTGCAGAGCAGGCAAGTCAGGGTCAAATGTCACACTGTCTGTCTGAATATCGATGGGCGACTGGGCATTGTTTCCACACTCAGGGTAAGAGGCTGGCCAGTGGTCCTGACCATGTGGGCCTGGTGGGGGTTACCAAAGACATTGGTCCTGTTCTCCAGCTGTAGCCAACCTTCAACAACCCCCTGTCCCTTTGACCCTTCCCCTAACCAAGCCATACATCTGGGTGGAGGTAGAAATGGACTTCCCTCCACTCAGGTTAAGACCCCAGTTGTACAGGGATGGGTGAGGTAGGAGTCCCGTTGATTCTCACGCTGCAGTTCCCCTTCCCTACCCAGAGGCAGTGATGATTTCCCTACTATCCTGATGAATGGGGAGTGGTAGCTCTTTTActtacctgtattttttttttttttttttttttttttttgagacggagtcttgctctgtcgccgagactggagtgcagtggccggatctcggctcactgcaagctccgcctcccgggtttacgccattctcctgcctcagcctcccgagtagctgggactacaggcacccgccacctcgcccggctatttttttgtattttttactagagacggggtttcaccgggttagccaggatggtctcgatctcctgacctcgtgatccgcccgtctcggcctcccaaagtgctgggattacaggcttgagccaccgtgcccggccaacttacCTGTATTTTGAGGACAAGAAAGCTGAATGGGGGGAGAGGGGATGCATAGAAAACCTGAATACCTTGAGAGATGGGATTAGAGAGTAGGAGtagaaaaatgggagaaataaaatgattctaggtaggccaggcacagtggctcatgtctgtaagcccagcactttgggaggccgaggcaggtggatcgcttgaggtcaggagtttgagaccagtctggccaacatagtgaaaccctgtctgtactaaaaatacaaaaattagccaaacatggtggtgggcacttgtaattccagctactcgagaggctgaggcaggagaataacttaaacccgggaggtggagtttgcagtgagcccagattgcaccactgcactccagcctgggcaacagagcaagactctgtctcaggaaaaaaaaaaaaaaaagatcttag
Protein-coding sequences here:
- the LOC105497803 gene encoding gamma-secretase subunit APH-1A, which codes for MGAAVFFGCTFVAFGPAFALFLITVAGDPLRVIILVAGAFFWLVSLLLASVVWFILVHVTDRSDARLQYGLLIFGAAVSVLLQEVFRFAYYKLLKKADEGLASLSEDGRSPISIRQMAYVSGLSFGIISGVFSVINILADALGPGVVGIHGDSPYYFLTSAFLTAAIILLHTFWGVVFFDACERRRYWALGLVVGSHLLTSGLTFLNPWYEASLLPIYAVTVSMGLWAFITAGGSLRSIQRSLLCRRQEDSRVMVYSALRIPPED
- the LOC105497804 gene encoding carbonic anhydrase 14 isoform X1, giving the protein MLFSALLLEVIWILAADGGQHWTYEGPHGQDHWPASYPECGNNAQSPIDIQTDSVTFDPDLPALQPHGYDQPGTEPLDLHNNGHTVQLSLPSTLYLGGLPRKYVAAQLHLHWGQKGSPGGSEHQINSEATVAELHIVHYDSDSYDSLSEAAQRPQGLAVLGILIEVGETKNIAYEHILSHLHEISHKDQKTSVPPFNLRELLPPQLEQYFRYNGSLTTPPCYQSVLWTVFYRRSQISMEQLEKLQGTLFSTEEEPSKLLVQNYRAPQPLNQRMVFASFSQAGSLYTTGEMLSLGVGILVGCLCLLLAVYFIARKIRKKRLENRKTVVFTSARATTEA
- the LOC105497804 gene encoding carbonic anhydrase 14 isoform X2, with product MLFSALLLEVIWILAADGGQHWTYEGPHGQDHWPASYPECGNNAQSPIDIQTDSVTFDPDLPALQPHGYDQPGTEPLDLHNNGHTVQLSLPSTLYLGGLPRKYVAAQLHLHWGQKGSPGGSEHQINSEATVAEVGETKNIAYEHILSHLHEISHKDQKTSVPPFNLRELLPPQLEQYFRYNGSLTTPPCYQSVLWTVFYRRSQISMEQLEKLQGTLFSTEEEPSKLLVQNYRAPQPLNQRMVFASFSQAGSLYTTGEMLSLGVGILVGCLCLLLAVYFIARKIRKKRLENRKTVVFTSARATTEA